Below is a window of Pseudomonadota bacterium DNA.
GCCGAGAACCCGCTCTTCCACATCCACCGCGAGCTCGCGCGCACGCACACCGGGCTCGCCGCGATCCCGTGCATCGCCGACGTGGCGGACGCGCGGAGGATAGGCGATCTGTTCGCGTCGTTCGGGCCCGAGGTCGTGTTCCACGCCGCGGCGCACAAGCACGTGCCGATGATGGAGTGGAACCCCGGCGAGGCGATCAAGAACAACGTCTTCGGCACCAAGGTCGTGGCCGACGCCGCGGACGGGTGCGGCGCCGGGGCGTTCGTGATGATCTCCACGGACAAGGCGGTCAACCCGACGTCGATCATGGGCGCGAGCAAGCGGGTGGCCGAGCTGTACGTCCAGGGGCTCGCCGCCCGGTCGAAGACCGTGTTCGTCGCCGTGCGGTTCGGCAACGTGCTCGGCTCCGCGGGCTCGGTGATCCCGGTGTTCAAGGAGCAGATCGCGGCCGGCGGCCCGGTCACGGTGACGCACGCCGACATGCTGCGCTACTTCATGACGATCCCCGAGGCGTGCCAGCTCGTCATGCAGGCCGCGGCCATGGGCCGGGGCGGCGAGATCTTCGTGCTCGACATGGGCGAGCCCGTGAAGATCGTCGACCTCGCGCGCGACCTCATCCGGCTCTCGGGCTTCACCGAGGAGGAGATCCCGATCGCGTTCACGGGGCTGAGGCCCGGCGAGAAGCTCTTCGAGGAGCTCGCGACCGGCGAGGAGCACATGGCCAAGACCCGCCACCCCAAGATCTTCATCGGCAAGATAGGCAGCCGGCCGCTCGCCGAGGTCGAGGCGGGGCTCGCGCTCCTCTCCGCCAAGGCCGACTCGCCCGACCCCCGCGCGGTGCGCACGGCGCTGCGCTCCCTCGTCCCCGAGATGATCGAGCCGTCCATCGCGCCGACGTCCGCCGCGACGACCCGCTGACCAGGGCGCCTCCGGTTGGAGACTGTGCGCAATTGACGGCTTCAACTATTCCGGAGTATGTTCCGCGGGAGCATGACCAAAACGGAAGAAATTCCTCGCGGGCGGCTCGTCCCCAGGCTGCTGCGGATGGAGCTCCCGCCCGGTCAGTCGGCGTTCCTGTGGGGGCCGCGGAAGACCGGGAAGTCGACCTTCCTCGCGCAGCGGTTTCAAGGCTCCGCCGTCTTCGATCTCCTCGACACGGACCTCTACTTCGATCTGAGCAAGCGCCCGGCGCTGCTGCGCGAGCTCGTGCTCGCCCTGCCCTCCGCGCAGCTGGTGAAGCCCATCGTCATCGACGAGGCGCAGAAGGTCCCGCGGCTCCTCGACGAGGTGCACGGGCTCATCGAGAAGCGCGGCCTCGCGTTCGTGCTGTGCGGGTCGTCGGCGCGCAAGCTCGTGCGCGGCGGCGCGAACCTGCTCGGCGGCCGCGCGTGGCGCTTCGAGATGCACCCGTTCGTCACGGCCGAGCTCGGGGAGTGGCGCCTGCTCGACGTGCTCGCGCGAGGGCTCGTGCCGTCGCACTACCTGGGCGCGGATCCGGCGCGCTCGCTCGCCGCCTACTGCCACGACTACATGCGCGAGGAGATCTTCGCCGAGGGGCTCGTGCGCAACCTCCCGGCGTTCTCGCGGTTCGTCGACGCGGCGGCGTTCTCCCACGGCGAGCTCGTGAACTACTCCAACGTCGCGCGCGAGTGCGGCGTCGACGGGAAGACGGTCAAGGAGTACTTCCAGATCCTGGTCGACACCCTCTTCTGCAGGCTGATCCCGCCGTACAAGGCGCGCCAGGAGCGGCAGGTGATCACCAAGGCGCCCAAGCTATACCTGTTCGACGTCGGCGTGGCCGGGGCGCTCGTGAAGCGCCGCGTCGCCGAGGAGAAGGGGGAGCAGTTCGGTCGGGCGCTCGAGCACCTCGTGCTGACCGAGCTCGTGGCCCACGCCTCGTACTCCGGCCTCGGCTACGACGTCTCCTTCTGGCGCACCAAGACCGGCCTCGAGGTGGACTTCGTGCTCGGCCGCGGCGAGGTCGCGATCGAGGTGAAGGGCGCGAGCCGCGTCGACGACCGGGATCTGCGGGGGCTTCGGGCGTTCGCCGCCCAGCACGCCCCGCGACGCTCGATCATCGTGTGCAACGAACGCCGTCCGCGCGTGCGGGACGGGATCCTCTTGCTCCCGTACCGCGACTTCTTCAGCCGCCTCTGGGCGGGGGAGATCGCCCCGGCTTCCGGCGAGGAGTGATTCCATGACCAAGGTCAGGCTCGGCAGGCGGCTGCGCTACAGCTTCGACAACACGATGGCGCGCGGCACGGGCGCGCTCATCCTGTGGCTGTTCGTGGCGTCGATCGCGCTCATCGCGCTCGTCTCGGCGATCGTCGTCCTCTTCGGCTTCACGCCCGCCGACAGGGAGCACCTGGGCTTCGTCGAGGTGTTCTGGATGGGGCTCATGCGCACGCTCGACGCGGGCACGATGGGCGGCGACGAGGGTGGCTGGGCGTTCCTGCTCTCCATGTTCGTCGTCACGCTCGGCGGCATCTTCATCGTCTCGGCGCTCATCGGCGTGCTCACGAGCGGCATCGAGGAGAAGCTCTCGGAGCTGCGCAAGGGCCGCTCGATCGTCGCCGAGACGGACCACACCGTGATCCTCGGCTGGTCGCCGCAGGTCTTCTCGATCGTCTCGGAGCTCGTGATCGCGAACGAGAGCCGCCGCAAGGGCGCGCGCATCGCGATCCTCGCCGAGAAGGACAAGGTCGAGATGGACGACGAGCTCGCGGCCCGCGTGCCGGACACGAAGAACACGCGCGTCGTCTGCCGCTCCGGCAACCCCATCGACCTCGCGGACCTCGAGATCGTGAGCCCGCACACCTCGCGGTCGATCATCGTGCTCGCGCCCGAGGAGGGCGACCCGGACTCCTACACGATCAAGTCTATCCTCGCGGTGACGAACAACCCGAACCGGCGCGCGAAGCCCTACCACATCGTCGCCGTGATCCGGGACCCCAGGAACCTCGAGGTCGCGCGCATGGTCGGCGGCGCCGAGGCGGAGCTCGTGCTCGCGAGCGATCTCATCTCGCGCATCGCGGTGCAGACCTGCCGCCAGTCCGGGCTCTCGGTCGTGCACACGGAGCTGCTCGACTTCGACGGCGACGAGATCTACTTCCAGGAGGAGCCCGCGCTCGCCGGGCGCTCGTTCGGCGACGCGCTCCACGCGTACGAGAAGTCGGCGCTCATGGGGCTGCGCCGGGCGGACGGCCGCGTGCTCCTCAACCCCGGGATGGACACCCTCGTCGAGGCCGGGGACAAGGCGATCGTCATCGCCGAGGACGACGACGCGATCGCGCTGTCGACGGGCGCCCCCCCCGCGATCGACGAGGACGCGATCCGCACGACCGCGCGATCCGCGCCCGCGCCGGAGAGGACGCTCTTGCTCGGCTGGAACTCCCGCGGCCCGCGGATCCTGACGCAGCTCGACGCGTACGTCGCAGAGGGCTCGAGCGCGCTCTGCGTGGCCGACGTGGAGGCGTTCGAGGCCGAGATCGACGGGATCGCCGCCGGGCTCGAGCGGCTCGCGATCGAGCGGCGAAGAGGCGACACGGCGGATCGCGCGACGCTCGACGCGCTCGACGCCACCCGCTTCGACCACGTCATCGTGCTGAGCTACGAGACGGCGGGGGGCGCCCAGGCCGCGGACGCGCTCACGCTCGTGACGCTGCTCCACCTGCGCGACATCGCCGACAAGAAGGGCGCCGAGCTGCCGGTCGTCAGCGAGATGCGCGACATGCGCAACCGCGAGCTCGCCGAGGTGACGCGCGCCGACGACTTCATCGTCAGCGACAAGCTCGTCAGCCTCATGCTCTCGCAGCTCTCCGAGAACAAGGAGCTCGGCGCGGTGTTCGCGGACCTGTTCGATCCCGCGGGCTCGGAGATCTACCTCAAGCCCGCCGCAGAGTACGTGGCGCTCGATCGCCCGGTGACCTTCCACACGGTCGTCGCGTCCGCGCGCCGGCGCTCGGAGGTCGCGATCGGCTACCGCAGGAAGGCGCTCGCCAAGAGCGCGGCCGATCAGTACGGCGTGCGCGTCAACCCCGCGAAGTCCGAGCCCGTGACCTTCGTCGAGGGCGACAAGATCATCGTCCTGGCGGAGGACTAGCCTCACCCCCGGCCCTCACCCCCTCGCTTGATCCGGTCTCGTCTTCTCTTCCCCTCTCCCGACGGGAGAGGGGTCAGGGGTGAGGGCCTACGGCGCCGACGGGAGAGGGGTCAGGGGTGAGGGCAGGATCGTCACGATCACGTACGGCTCGCGGCAGATCCCCTTGTCGACGAAGCGGCGCAGCGCGGAGCGGACCGCTTCGCGGCAGAGCTGCGGCGTCCGGCGCACCTCGGGATCGAGCTCGCCGAGCACGCCGCGGATCTTCGCGCGCACCTCGCTCGCGAACCACGGGAGCGCCTCGTCCGCGATCACGCCGCGGGCGACGACCTCGATCGCTCCTTCGGGGAGCCCCTCGGGATCGGCGTTCCAGATCGCGTGCAGGAGGCCGCACGAGCCGAGCAGCTTGCGCTCGCGCATCGTCGGCTCCGGCACGCCGGCCTCGCCGTCGATGAGGACGCGGCCCACCGGCGCGCGGGCGCCCTCGAGCGCGGGCCCCTCGGCCGAGAGCCGCACGATCTCGCCGTTCGCGACCGCGAGCGCGCGCGCGACGCCCGCGGATCGGGCGATCTCCGCCGACGCGAGGAGGTGGCGGAACGTGCCGTGCGCCGCGAGGAACGCCTTGGGCCGCACCGCCCGGATCGCCGCGTCGATCTCGCGCCGCGAGCCGTGCCCGGAGACGTGGACGCCGGCGTCCGTGCCGCGGTGCACGACGCGCGCGCCTTGGCGGAGCAGCCTGTCTATCATCCGCGAGATCGCGAGCTCGTTGCCGGGGATGAACCGGCTCGACAGGACGACGAGATCGCCCTCGGCGACGCGCAGGTGGCGGTGCTCCGCGGCCGCGATCCGGCCGAGCGCCGAGCGCTCCTCGCCCTGGGTCCCGGCCACGAGCACGAGCAGCTCGCCCGGCGGGCGCGACGGCGCCTCCTCCACGGGCACGAGCAGCCCGCGATCGAGCCCGAGGAGCCCGACGGACGCCGCGACCTCGGCGTGCGCGACGACCGAGCGGCCGGCGAGGACGAGCTTGCGGCCGCACGCCCGCGCGACGTTGCACAGGGAGCCCATCCGCTTCACGTTGGAGGAGAAGATCGCGACGTACACCGCGCCGCGCGTGCCGCGCACGAGCTCCCCGAGCCGCGCCTCGACGACGTCCTCCTCGCCCGCGTCCTCGGCCTCCTCGGCGCCGGTCGAGTCGCAGATCATGAGATCCACGCCCGCGGCGCCCGCCTCGGCGAGCGCGCCGAGCGCCGTACGCCCGCCGTCCGCGCCGCGCAGGCCGAGCTTGAAGTCGCCCGTGTGCAGGATGCGGCGGCCCGGCGCCTCGACGACGAGCCCCGTGTTCTCCGCGATCGAGTGCGGCATCGGGAAGCTCCGGATCGAGAACGGGCCTTCGGCCGCGCTCCCGCCGACCGGGAGGACGCGCGAGACGAGGCGCCCCCCGCCCGACTCCTTGAACCGGCGCTCGACGAGCGCGAGCGTGTACGCGCTGCCCCAGATCGGGACGTCGAGCTCGCGCAGGAGGTAGGGCACGCCCGCGACGTGGTCCTCGTGCCCGTGGGTGAGCACGACGCCCGCGACCTTGTCGCGCTCGGCGACGAGGTGCTCGAACGACGGGTGGATGACGTCCACGCCCGGCTCGTCCGGCGACGGGAACATGACGCCGCAGTCGAGCACGAGGATCCGCCCGGCCGCCTCGATCGCGAGGCAGTTCATCCCGATCTCGCCGAAGCCGCCGAGCGCCACGATCCGGACGTCGCCGCCGCCGTTCGCCATCGCCTTCTCCCGCGGCCACGTTATCAGGTCGCCGGGGGATGTTGAACC
It encodes the following:
- a CDS encoding potassium transporter TrkA, yielding MTKVRLGRRLRYSFDNTMARGTGALILWLFVASIALIALVSAIVVLFGFTPADREHLGFVEVFWMGLMRTLDAGTMGGDEGGWAFLLSMFVVTLGGIFIVSALIGVLTSGIEEKLSELRKGRSIVAETDHTVILGWSPQVFSIVSELVIANESRRKGARIAILAEKDKVEMDDELAARVPDTKNTRVVCRSGNPIDLADLEIVSPHTSRSIIVLAPEEGDPDSYTIKSILAVTNNPNRRAKPYHIVAVIRDPRNLEVARMVGGAEAELVLASDLISRIAVQTCRQSGLSVVHTELLDFDGDEIYFQEEPALAGRSFGDALHAYEKSALMGLRRADGRVLLNPGMDTLVEAGDKAIVIAEDDDAIALSTGAPPAIDEDAIRTTARSAPAPERTLLLGWNSRGPRILTQLDAYVAEGSSALCVADVEAFEAEIDGIAAGLERLAIERRRGDTADRATLDALDATRFDHVIVLSYETAGGAQAADALTLVTLLHLRDIADKKGAELPVVSEMRDMRNRELAEVTRADDFIVSDKLVSLMLSQLSENKELGAVFADLFDPAGSEIYLKPAAEYVALDRPVTFHTVVASARRRSEVAIGYRRKALAKSAADQYGVRVNPAKSEPVTFVEGDKIIVLAED
- a CDS encoding ribonuclease J, which gives rise to MANGGGDVRIVALGGFGEIGMNCLAIEAAGRILVLDCGVMFPSPDEPGVDVIHPSFEHLVAERDKVAGVVLTHGHEDHVAGVPYLLRELDVPIWGSAYTLALVERRFKESGGGRLVSRVLPVGGSAAEGPFSIRSFPMPHSIAENTGLVVEAPGRRILHTGDFKLGLRGADGGRTALGALAEAGAAGVDLMICDSTGAEEAEDAGEEDVVEARLGELVRGTRGAVYVAIFSSNVKRMGSLCNVARACGRKLVLAGRSVVAHAEVAASVGLLGLDRGLLVPVEEAPSRPPGELLVLVAGTQGEERSALGRIAAAEHRHLRVAEGDLVVLSSRFIPGNELAISRMIDRLLRQGARVVHRGTDAGVHVSGHGSRREIDAAIRAVRPKAFLAAHGTFRHLLASAEIARSAGVARALAVANGEIVRLSAEGPALEGARAPVGRVLIDGEAGVPEPTMRERKLLGSCGLLHAIWNADPEGLPEGAIEVVARGVIADEALPWFASEVRAKIRGVLGELDPEVRRTPQLCREAVRSALRRFVDKGICREPYVIVTILPSPLTPLPSAP
- a CDS encoding ATP-binding protein, translating into MTKTEEIPRGRLVPRLLRMELPPGQSAFLWGPRKTGKSTFLAQRFQGSAVFDLLDTDLYFDLSKRPALLRELVLALPSAQLVKPIVIDEAQKVPRLLDEVHGLIEKRGLAFVLCGSSARKLVRGGANLLGGRAWRFEMHPFVTAELGEWRLLDVLARGLVPSHYLGADPARSLAAYCHDYMREEIFAEGLVRNLPAFSRFVDAAAFSHGELVNYSNVARECGVDGKTVKEYFQILVDTLFCRLIPPYKARQERQVITKAPKLYLFDVGVAGALVKRRVAEEKGEQFGRALEHLVLTELVAHASYSGLGYDVSFWRTKTGLEVDFVLGRGEVAIEVKGASRVDDRDLRGLRAFAAQHAPRRSIIVCNERRPRVRDGILLLPYRDFFSRLWAGEIAPASGEE